One part of the Populus alba chromosome 18, ASM523922v2, whole genome shotgun sequence genome encodes these proteins:
- the LOC118040636 gene encoding uncharacterized protein isoform X3, protein MAMSSKFDLSSDSSDRQIYTSGQRGSHLAARMDRSSSFRETMGNPILSSLPNMIRSSAVVVQGDVMNFFQCLRFDPKVVASDHKSSRQGDFKQHVNAALGISADDSTGSLKGKVVSSPSPEQIKRVKTGLRESSVKGRERVKIFNEALSAFNKFFPSIPSKKRSRSEGYSNDRPNASVSSGRSVLAPGLGKTGIQNHTATSGFELEQQKPEEQTKNAVPNKRTRTSLMDVRGNSLVRSSVTVDKDREVLRFANNGAVQGDQTLSIGVDGWEKKKMKKKRSGIKPDVSSSVLSTKPTDGYREPKQGAPQIPVTDARSRLNIDSHVFRESVRDDFNSVSPISGAKMNLSIRAPRSGSAITSKFSPVFHRVTAPNDSPAVGANNRKRTVSAQSSSPPVAHWASHRPQKISRTARRKNFVPIVNNDESPTLDSVSDVSGNEIGAGFARRLKLKGDTLLSAVLSESEESGATEVKSKDKSRKSDEMDEKAGQNVQKISPLGLPSRKSKLVSGEDLGDGTRRKGKIGRGFTSTRYLMPTAVEKLGNVGTAKQLRSARLGLDKNESKTGRPPTRKLSDRKAYTRQKHTTVNATEDFLVGSDDGHEELLAAASAVINPDQMFSSSFWRQMEPFFGFISNVDIAHLKQQGSIVYAALSATQVHSDPNNCSTVPNGYGLFDHEREVGHAAETRTSELLPDQLVHEEREIPLYKILLAAIISEEDCTCGNGDLEFDAYGVGFELDEELGSNCVNHLDNFHFSGHAAFNGYKVTGKPDHVETDIDTSGIPNMSINSNFRHTVNGVLSDHALVPGMVCSKFQYDNMKIEEKLSLEVHSLGIFPEPLMDDEGICGYISKLEENHHGQVSKKKGLLDKLLKHASEIKELQEKEFEQCAHDKLVTMAYEKHMTCWGPNAGGGKGSSNKMAKQAALAFVKRTLDQCHKFEVTGNSCFSEPLFRDMFLSGTAHLSGSQSVDTPTNDESAKLYGNTSTRSLEARVSASMGSQPSPQTLPLGNEDSYISNPSDLFPPFNHLSEQITGKEDMLSNRVKKRELLLDDVGCTVGSPSSAPSVIGGSLLSITKGKRSERDREGKGHIREILSRNGTNKIDRPTFSNAKGERKTKTKPKQKTTQLSVSVNGLAGKILEQPKTTLPSEARSSENNTNSKAKENDGFVLDALDDAVDLSNLQLPGIDDNQGQDLGSWLNIDDDGLQEHGDIDFMGLEIPMDDLADLNMMV, encoded by the exons ATGGCAATGTCTAGTAAGTTTGATCTGTCTTCTGATAGCTCAGATAGGCAAATATACACCAGTGGTCAGCGTGGATCCCACTTAGCTGCTCGGATGGACAGATCGAGTAGCTTTCGTGAGACCATGGGGAATCCAATCCTATCTTCTCTCCCGAACATGATTCGAAGCAGTGCTGTTGTAGTACAGGGAGATGTGATGAACTTCTTTCAATGCTTGCGTTTTGATCCAAAGGTGGTGGCCTCAGATCACAAATCTAGTCGTCAAGGGGACTTTAAACAACATGTGAATGCCGCTCTTGGAATTTCAGCAGATGACTCTACTGGTTCTTTGAAAGGCAAGGTGGTATCGTCTCCCTCACCCGAGCAAATCAAGCGAGTCAAGACTGGTCTGCGTGAAAGCTCAGTCAAGGGCAG GGAACGTGTGAAGATTTTTAATGAAGCCTTGTCTGCATTCAACAAGTTTTTCCCATCCATACCATCTAAGAAGAGGTCTAGATCAGAAGGTTATTCTAATGATCGACCTAATGCTTCTGTATCAAGTGGTCGGTCAGTCCTTGCTCCAGGTCTGGGTAAAACGGGAATTCAAAATCATACAGCCACCAGTGGTTTTGAACTTGAACAGCAAAAGCCAGAAGAACAGACCAAAAATGCTGTTCCAAACAAGCGCACACGAACTTCTTTGATGGATGTTCGG GGCAATTCTCTGGTCAGGTCATCTGTTACTGTTGACAAAGATAGGGAAGTGCTAAGGTTTGCAAATAATGGTGCAGTTCAAGGTGATCAAACTTTATCAATTGGTGTTGATGgttgggaaaagaaaaaaatgaagaagaaacgtTCTGGGATAAAGCCAGATGTTTCTTCTAGTGTTTTGTCAACTAAACCCACAGATGGCTATCGGGAACCAAAACAGGGAGCGCCTCAAATACCTGTTACTGATGCTCGTTCAAGATTGAACATTGATTCCCATGTGTTCAG GGAAAGTGTTAGGGATGATTTTAATTCTGTTAGTCCCATTTCCGGTGCAAAAATGAATCTGTCTATTCGGGCTCCCCGATCGGGTTCAGCCATTACATCGAAGTTTTCCCCGGTTTTCCATAGAGTAACTGCTCCCAATGATTCCCCTGCTGTTGGAGCTAACAACCGCAAACGCACTGTATCTGCTCAGTCTTCATCTCCGCCTGTTGCTCACTGGGCCAGTCATAGGCCACAGAAGATCTCCCGAActgcaagaagaaaaaatttcgTTCCCATTGTTAACAATGACGAGAGTCCCACTTTGGATAGTGTATCTGATGTTTCAGGTAATGAAATTGGGGCAGGATTTGCCAGGCGCTTGAAATTAAAAGGTGACACCTTATTGTCAGCCGTGTTATCAGAAAGTGAAGAATCAGGGGCTACAGAGGTTAAATCTAAAGATAAGAGTAGAAAGTCTGATGAGATGGATGAGAAAGCTGGACAGAATGTACAAAAGATATCACCTTTGGGCCTTCCATCAAGAAAGAGCAAGCTAGTTTCAGGTGAAGATCTTGGAGATGGCACTCGCAGGAAAGGGAAGATTGGGAGGGGTTTTACTTCAACAAGGTATCTTATGCCAACAGCAGTTGAGAAGCTTGGCAATGTTGGAACAGCAAAGCAGCTTAGAAGTGCCAGACTTGGTTTGGATAAAAATGAAAG CAAGACGGGCCGTCCCCCAACAAGAAAACTCTCTGATCGTAAGGCTTATACACGCCAAAAGCATACAACAGTCAATGCAACAGAAGATTTTCTTG ttggttCAGATGATGGGCATGAAGAGCTGTTGGCTGCTGCAAGTGCTGTTATTAATCCTG ACCaaatgttttccagttcattttggAGGCAAATGGAGCCATTCTTTGGTTTTATATCTAATGTAGACATTGCTCACTTGAAACAACAG GGAAGTATTGTATATGCTGCACTATCAGCAACACAAGTCCATTCTGATCCAAACAACTGCAGTACAGTCCCTAATGGGTATGGGTTATTTGATCACGAGAGGGAAGTTGGGCATGCTGCTGAAACTAGGACTTCAGAACTTCTTCCAGATCAGTTAGTGcatgaagagagagaaattCCCCTTTATAAGATACTCTTGGCAGCCATAATTTCAGAGGAAGATTGTACCTGTGGAAATGGAGACCTGGAATTTGATGCGTATGGAGTTGGTTTCGAGCTGGATGAGGAATTGGGATCAAATTGTGTGAATCACCtagataattttcatttttctggACATGCTGCATTTAATGGTTACAAGGTGACTGGGAAGCCTGACCATGTTGAGACAGATATTGATACATCAGGCATCCCTAACATGAGTATCAATTCAAACTTCAGACATACTGTAAATGGTGTACTTTCAGATCATGCATTGGTACCTGGGATGGTCTGTTCCAAATTTCAATATGATAATATGAAGATAGAAGAAAAACTTAGTCTGGAGGTTCATAGTCTGGGAATTTTTCCAGAACCATTG ATGGATGATGAAGGAATCTGTGGGTATATCAGCAAATTAGAGGAGAATCACCATGGGCAG GTTtcgaagaagaaaggtttgttAGACAAACTGTTGAAACATGCCTCAGAAATTAAAGAACTCCAAGAAAA GGAATTTGAACAATGTGCTCATGACAAACTCGTTACAATGGCTTATGAAAAGCACATG ACTTGTTGGGGTCCTAATGCTGGTGGTGGGAAGGGTTCCAGTAACAAAATGGCCAAGCAAGCTGCCTTGGCATTTGTTAAACGGACATTAGACCAATGTCATAAATTTGAAGTTACAGGAAACAGCTGCTTCAGTGAGCCCTTATTTAGGGATATGTTCCTGTCTGGGACTGCCCACCTAAGTGGTTCACAATCAGTAGATACTCCTACCAATGATGAATCTGCAAAGTTGTATGGCAATACCTCAACCCGCTCTTTGGAAGCTAGAGtttcag CTTCCATGGGTTCACAGCCAAGTCCTCAAACTTTACCTCTGGGGAATGAGGATAGCTACATTTCAAATCCTTCCGATCTGTTTCCACCTTTCAATCATTTATCCGAACAAATTACTGGTAAGGAAGATATGTTGTCAAACAGGGTGAAGAAGAGGGAGTTGTTGCTTGATGATGTTGGTTGTACTGTTGGTAGTCCATCAAGTGCTCCATCTGTAATAGGAGGTTCTCTATTGAGCATTACAAAAGGGAAGAGGAGTGAGAGAGACAGGGAAGGAAAGGGGCACATCAGAGAGATTTTATCTAGAAATGGAACTAATAAAATTGATCGACCAACATTTTCTAATGCAAAGGGGGAacgaaaaactaaaacaaagcCCAAGCAGAAAACAACTCAACTATCTGTTTCTGTGAATGGCCTTGCTGGCAAGATATTAGAGCAACCAAAAACAACTTTGCCTTCTGAGGCAAGGTCAAGTGAAAACAATACTAATAGCAAAGCAAAGGAAAATGATGGGTTTGTTTTGGATGCGTTGGATGATGCTGTTGATTTGTCCAACCTGCAGCTTCCAGGAATAGATGACAACCAAGGACAGGATCTGGGTTCATGGCTGAACATTGATGATGATGGATTACAAGAGCATGGTGACATTGACTTCATGGGCCTTGAAATTCCAATGGATGACCTTGCAGATCTAAATATGATGGTTTGA
- the LOC118040636 gene encoding uncharacterized protein isoform X2 — translation MAMSSKFDLSSDSSDRQIYTSGQRGSHLAARMDRSSSFRETMGNPILSSLPNMIRSSAVVVQGDVMNFFQCLRFDPKVVASDHKSSRQGDFKQHVNAALGISADDSTGSLKGKVVSSPSPEQIKRVKTGLRESSVKGRERVKIFNEALSAFNKFFPSIPSKKRSRSEGYSNDRPNASVSSGRSVLAPGLGKTGIQNHTATSGFELEQQKPEEQTKNAVPNKRTRTSLMDVRGNSLVRSSVTVDKDREVLRFANNGAVQGDQTLSIGVDGWEKKKMKKKRSGIKPDVSSSVLSTKPTDGYREPKQGAPQIPVTDARSRLNIDSHVFRPGVSNSAVGVGKTDGISQSTGLSVRSITPRTDLDNGSLEIDRREHPLGSDKERVNVRAVNKESVRDDFNSVSPISGAKMNLSIRAPRSGSAITSKFSPVFHRVTAPNDSPAVGANNRKRTVSAQSSSPPVAHWASHRPQKISRTARRKNFVPIVNNDESPTLDSVSDVSGNEIGAGFARRLKLKGDTLLSAVLSESEESGATEVKSKDKSRKSDEMDEKAGQNVQKISPLGLPSRKSKLVSGEDLGDGTRRKGKIGRGFTSTRYLMPTAVEKLGNVGTAKQLRSARLGLDKNESKTGRPPTRKLSDRKAYTRQKHTTVNATEDFLDDGHEELLAAASAVINPDQMFSSSFWRQMEPFFGFISNVDIAHLKQQGSIVYAALSATQVHSDPNNCSTVPNGYGLFDHEREVGHAAETRTSELLPDQLVHEEREIPLYKILLAAIISEEDCTCGNGDLEFDAYGVGFELDEELGSNCVNHLDNFHFSGHAAFNGYKVTGKPDHVETDIDTSGIPNMSINSNFRHTVNGVLSDHALVPGMVCSKFQYDNMKIEEKLSLEVHSLGIFPEPLMDDEGICGYISKLEENHHGQVSKKKGLLDKLLKHASEIKELQEKEFEQCAHDKLVTMAYEKHMTCWGPNAGGGKGSSNKMAKQAALAFVKRTLDQCHKFEVTGNSCFSEPLFRDMFLSGTAHLSGSQSVDTPTNDESAKLYGNTSTRSLEARVSASMGSQPSPQTLPLGNEDSYISNPSDLFPPFNHLSEQITGKEDMLSNRVKKRELLLDDVGCTVGSPSSAPSVIGGSLLSITKGKRSERDREGKGHIREILSRNGTNKIDRPTFSNAKGERKTKTKPKQKTTQLSVSVNGLAGKILEQPKTTLPSEARSSENNTNSKAKENDGFVLDALDDAVDLSNLQLPGIDDNQGQDLGSWLNIDDDGLQEHGDIDFMGLEIPMDDLADLNMMV, via the exons ATGGCAATGTCTAGTAAGTTTGATCTGTCTTCTGATAGCTCAGATAGGCAAATATACACCAGTGGTCAGCGTGGATCCCACTTAGCTGCTCGGATGGACAGATCGAGTAGCTTTCGTGAGACCATGGGGAATCCAATCCTATCTTCTCTCCCGAACATGATTCGAAGCAGTGCTGTTGTAGTACAGGGAGATGTGATGAACTTCTTTCAATGCTTGCGTTTTGATCCAAAGGTGGTGGCCTCAGATCACAAATCTAGTCGTCAAGGGGACTTTAAACAACATGTGAATGCCGCTCTTGGAATTTCAGCAGATGACTCTACTGGTTCTTTGAAAGGCAAGGTGGTATCGTCTCCCTCACCCGAGCAAATCAAGCGAGTCAAGACTGGTCTGCGTGAAAGCTCAGTCAAGGGCAG GGAACGTGTGAAGATTTTTAATGAAGCCTTGTCTGCATTCAACAAGTTTTTCCCATCCATACCATCTAAGAAGAGGTCTAGATCAGAAGGTTATTCTAATGATCGACCTAATGCTTCTGTATCAAGTGGTCGGTCAGTCCTTGCTCCAGGTCTGGGTAAAACGGGAATTCAAAATCATACAGCCACCAGTGGTTTTGAACTTGAACAGCAAAAGCCAGAAGAACAGACCAAAAATGCTGTTCCAAACAAGCGCACACGAACTTCTTTGATGGATGTTCGG GGCAATTCTCTGGTCAGGTCATCTGTTACTGTTGACAAAGATAGGGAAGTGCTAAGGTTTGCAAATAATGGTGCAGTTCAAGGTGATCAAACTTTATCAATTGGTGTTGATGgttgggaaaagaaaaaaatgaagaagaaacgtTCTGGGATAAAGCCAGATGTTTCTTCTAGTGTTTTGTCAACTAAACCCACAGATGGCTATCGGGAACCAAAACAGGGAGCGCCTCAAATACCTGTTACTGATGCTCGTTCAAGATTGAACATTGATTCCCATGTGTTCAG GCCTGGAGTTTCTAATAGTGCTGTTGGAGTTGGAAAAACAGATGGTATCTCACAATCGACAGGCTTGAGTGTGCGATCAATAACCCCTAGGACTGACCTGGACAATGGTTCTCTTGAAATTGATAGGAGAGAACACCCTCTTGGTTCAGACAAGGAAAGGGTGAATGTCAGAGCTGTTAATAA GGAAAGTGTTAGGGATGATTTTAATTCTGTTAGTCCCATTTCCGGTGCAAAAATGAATCTGTCTATTCGGGCTCCCCGATCGGGTTCAGCCATTACATCGAAGTTTTCCCCGGTTTTCCATAGAGTAACTGCTCCCAATGATTCCCCTGCTGTTGGAGCTAACAACCGCAAACGCACTGTATCTGCTCAGTCTTCATCTCCGCCTGTTGCTCACTGGGCCAGTCATAGGCCACAGAAGATCTCCCGAActgcaagaagaaaaaatttcgTTCCCATTGTTAACAATGACGAGAGTCCCACTTTGGATAGTGTATCTGATGTTTCAGGTAATGAAATTGGGGCAGGATTTGCCAGGCGCTTGAAATTAAAAGGTGACACCTTATTGTCAGCCGTGTTATCAGAAAGTGAAGAATCAGGGGCTACAGAGGTTAAATCTAAAGATAAGAGTAGAAAGTCTGATGAGATGGATGAGAAAGCTGGACAGAATGTACAAAAGATATCACCTTTGGGCCTTCCATCAAGAAAGAGCAAGCTAGTTTCAGGTGAAGATCTTGGAGATGGCACTCGCAGGAAAGGGAAGATTGGGAGGGGTTTTACTTCAACAAGGTATCTTATGCCAACAGCAGTTGAGAAGCTTGGCAATGTTGGAACAGCAAAGCAGCTTAGAAGTGCCAGACTTGGTTTGGATAAAAATGAAAG CAAGACGGGCCGTCCCCCAACAAGAAAACTCTCTGATCGTAAGGCTTATACACGCCAAAAGCATACAACAGTCAATGCAACAGAAGATTTTCTTG ATGATGGGCATGAAGAGCTGTTGGCTGCTGCAAGTGCTGTTATTAATCCTG ACCaaatgttttccagttcattttggAGGCAAATGGAGCCATTCTTTGGTTTTATATCTAATGTAGACATTGCTCACTTGAAACAACAG GGAAGTATTGTATATGCTGCACTATCAGCAACACAAGTCCATTCTGATCCAAACAACTGCAGTACAGTCCCTAATGGGTATGGGTTATTTGATCACGAGAGGGAAGTTGGGCATGCTGCTGAAACTAGGACTTCAGAACTTCTTCCAGATCAGTTAGTGcatgaagagagagaaattCCCCTTTATAAGATACTCTTGGCAGCCATAATTTCAGAGGAAGATTGTACCTGTGGAAATGGAGACCTGGAATTTGATGCGTATGGAGTTGGTTTCGAGCTGGATGAGGAATTGGGATCAAATTGTGTGAATCACCtagataattttcatttttctggACATGCTGCATTTAATGGTTACAAGGTGACTGGGAAGCCTGACCATGTTGAGACAGATATTGATACATCAGGCATCCCTAACATGAGTATCAATTCAAACTTCAGACATACTGTAAATGGTGTACTTTCAGATCATGCATTGGTACCTGGGATGGTCTGTTCCAAATTTCAATATGATAATATGAAGATAGAAGAAAAACTTAGTCTGGAGGTTCATAGTCTGGGAATTTTTCCAGAACCATTG ATGGATGATGAAGGAATCTGTGGGTATATCAGCAAATTAGAGGAGAATCACCATGGGCAG GTTtcgaagaagaaaggtttgttAGACAAACTGTTGAAACATGCCTCAGAAATTAAAGAACTCCAAGAAAA GGAATTTGAACAATGTGCTCATGACAAACTCGTTACAATGGCTTATGAAAAGCACATG ACTTGTTGGGGTCCTAATGCTGGTGGTGGGAAGGGTTCCAGTAACAAAATGGCCAAGCAAGCTGCCTTGGCATTTGTTAAACGGACATTAGACCAATGTCATAAATTTGAAGTTACAGGAAACAGCTGCTTCAGTGAGCCCTTATTTAGGGATATGTTCCTGTCTGGGACTGCCCACCTAAGTGGTTCACAATCAGTAGATACTCCTACCAATGATGAATCTGCAAAGTTGTATGGCAATACCTCAACCCGCTCTTTGGAAGCTAGAGtttcag CTTCCATGGGTTCACAGCCAAGTCCTCAAACTTTACCTCTGGGGAATGAGGATAGCTACATTTCAAATCCTTCCGATCTGTTTCCACCTTTCAATCATTTATCCGAACAAATTACTGGTAAGGAAGATATGTTGTCAAACAGGGTGAAGAAGAGGGAGTTGTTGCTTGATGATGTTGGTTGTACTGTTGGTAGTCCATCAAGTGCTCCATCTGTAATAGGAGGTTCTCTATTGAGCATTACAAAAGGGAAGAGGAGTGAGAGAGACAGGGAAGGAAAGGGGCACATCAGAGAGATTTTATCTAGAAATGGAACTAATAAAATTGATCGACCAACATTTTCTAATGCAAAGGGGGAacgaaaaactaaaacaaagcCCAAGCAGAAAACAACTCAACTATCTGTTTCTGTGAATGGCCTTGCTGGCAAGATATTAGAGCAACCAAAAACAACTTTGCCTTCTGAGGCAAGGTCAAGTGAAAACAATACTAATAGCAAAGCAAAGGAAAATGATGGGTTTGTTTTGGATGCGTTGGATGATGCTGTTGATTTGTCCAACCTGCAGCTTCCAGGAATAGATGACAACCAAGGACAGGATCTGGGTTCATGGCTGAACATTGATGATGATGGATTACAAGAGCATGGTGACATTGACTTCATGGGCCTTGAAATTCCAATGGATGACCTTGCAGATCTAAATATGATGGTTTGA